From the genome of Pseudomonas sp. FP453:
TGTCGTACAGCCACCCGGCACGCTCGGCGATTTCCCGCGCGTTCTGGCTTTGCCGCTCCTGCTTCCACAGGCTGTCGATGACCCGCAGGGTGGCAAGTAACGTGGTCGGGCTGACGATCACGATATGGCGGTCGAACGCCTCTTGGAACAGGTTGGGCTCGGCCTGCAACGCCGCGGAAAATGCCGCTTCGATCGGCACGAACAGCAACACGAAATCCAGGCTGTGCAAGCCTTCCAGGCGTTTGTAATCCTTGCCCGCCAGGCCTTTGACGTGGTTCCGCAAGGACAGGACGTGTTGCTTCAATGCCGCCTGGCCGATCACCTCATCATCCGCGCCCACATACTGTTGATAGGCAGTCAGGCTGACCTTGGAGTCGACCACCACCTGCTTGTCACCGGGCAACATGATCAACACGTCCGGCTGGAAGCGCTCGCCGTCCGGGCCTTTGAGGCTGACCTGGGTCTGGTACTCGCGGCCCTTCTCCAGACCGGCGTGTTCCAGCACGCGCTCGAGGATCAGCTCGCCCCAGTTGCCCTGGGTTTTCTGGCCCTTGAGGGCGCGGGTCAAGTTCGTGGCTTCGTCGGACAGACGCAGATTCAGTTGCTGTAGGCGTTCAAGCTCCTTGGCCAGGGAAAAGCGCTCGCGTGCCTCATTCTGGTAGCTCTCTTCCACGCGTTTTTCGAAGGACTGGATGCGCTCTTTCAGCGGATCGAGCAACTGCCCCAGGCGCTCCTGGCTGGTTTCGGCAAAGCGTTGTTCGCGCTCGTCAAAGATCTTGCCGGCCAGCTCGGCGAACTGCGCCCGCAGCTCGTCGCGCGAGCCTTGCAGGTCGGTGAGGCGTTGTTGGTGGCTGTCCTGTTGCTCGCGCAGCTCGGCGCGCAGGGCGGCCGACAACGCGTCGAGGCGGCGCAGCTCGGTGTCCTTCGCGTTGCGGTCGAGGTTCCAGGCATGGGCGGCGTCGCGGGCGTTGTCGCGGTCGATCTGCAACAACTCGACTTCGCGGCGCACGGCAGCCAGGTCGGCTTGCTTGGCAGCATTGGCCTGGCTCAGGTCGCTGATTTCATCGCGGCTCGCGTCCAACTGGGCAGCCAGGCCTTCCTGGGCCATCTGTGCCGTGGCCAGACGCTCTTCGAGCAATTCCCAGCCGGTGGTGCGTGCGGTCAACCGCCGTTGCAGCTGCCAGCACAGAGCCAGTAGCGGCAATCCAGCGCCAGCGAGGCCCAGGGCAATACCTGTCCAGTCAAAAGCCATAGCCATTTCTGCCATCAGCGAAAAAGAGAGAGGTTAACGGAGCTCAGGGCCAGGCGACAGCTCAGTCTTCGACCTGGCCCAGTTCACGCTGGGCGCGGCGGTCACCGGCGCGGGCGGCCAGGCGCAACAGGTCATGGCCGATGCGGCGATCACGCGCATTCCCGCATTCGCGGCACATCAGCTGGCCCAGACGGCTCTGGGCGGCCACGACGCCGTCACGGGCAGGCTGCTTGAGCAAGCGCCCGGCAAAGTGTTTGACGTTGGTGTTGTGCCCCAGACGCGGGCTGTCGAGCAACCACAAAGCGACTTTCAAGGAAAAACGCTTGGGTGCGGTAACAGTTTGGGAGGTGTCGGTAACAGAAGGTGATACTGAGCGAAACTTCATAAAGCACTGTGGGACAGAACGGAAGGCGCGCCACTCTACTCTTTTTTTCGCACAGGTAAAGCTGAAAAAACGCGGCACGCCCGTCCTAGAGCAAGCGCTCGGGACAATCCACAGAAGCTGTGGATAAGTCAGTGGACAACCCCACTTAAACTCACGCAAAGGCCCATGGAGCGGGGGCCGCAGTCAAACTGACGATTTTTTCACCAATTAAAAAAAGCCAGATTTTTCATTGACTTAAATTTCCATAACAGGCTAAAGGCATCCCTGCGAAGCCGTTGACAGGTTGGTTACACACATCGCAACT
Proteins encoded in this window:
- the rmuC gene encoding DNA recombination protein RmuC, whose product is MAFDWTGIALGLAGAGLPLLALCWQLQRRLTARTTGWELLEERLATAQMAQEGLAAQLDASRDEISDLSQANAAKQADLAAVRREVELLQIDRDNARDAAHAWNLDRNAKDTELRRLDALSAALRAELREQQDSHQQRLTDLQGSRDELRAQFAELAGKIFDEREQRFAETSQERLGQLLDPLKERIQSFEKRVEESYQNEARERFSLAKELERLQQLNLRLSDEATNLTRALKGQKTQGNWGELILERVLEHAGLEKGREYQTQVSLKGPDGERFQPDVLIMLPGDKQVVVDSKVSLTAYQQYVGADDEVIGQAALKQHVLSLRNHVKGLAGKDYKRLEGLHSLDFVLLFVPIEAAFSAALQAEPNLFQEAFDRHIVIVSPTTLLATLRVIDSLWKQERQSQNAREIAERAGWLYDKFVLFIQDLDEVGNRLQQLDKAYSAARNKLTDGRGNLVSRTEQLRLLGARASKSLPADLLERAMTDADGVAHLPE
- a CDS encoding sel1 repeat family protein, whose amino-acid sequence is MKFRSVSPSVTDTSQTVTAPKRFSLKVALWLLDSPRLGHNTNVKHFAGRLLKQPARDGVVAAQSRLGQLMCRECGNARDRRIGHDLLRLAARAGDRRAQRELGQVED